Genomic segment of Dactylococcopsis salina PCC 8305:
GTGGCGTAACCGCCATAAGAACCGCCCATAATCGCGATTCGATCGGGGTCAGAAATTCCCTGTGCTTTCAGCCATTCCACTGCATCAACCAGATCATCGTGCATCGCTGCGCCCCATTCACGGTTTCCAGCATTGAGGAAATCTTTTCCGTAGCCAGTTGACCCTCGGAAATTCACCTGTAACACGGCATAACCTCGGTTTGCCAGCCATTGCACTGCGGGATTATATCCCCAAGTATCTCGCGCCCAGGGACCGCCATGAACATATAAAACTGTCGGTAACTGTTTCGCTTCCACGCCCACAGGAGTGGTCAGATAACCATGAATCGTCAACCCATCTCGTGCTTGATAGGAAGTGGGTTGCATTTTTGCCAGAGGGAGGTCTTCTAATTCAGGTTGGTTGGTGAACAAGAATTCAGCGTTTTGAGTATCACGATGATAGTGATAATAATAAACGGGACCATCATCAGTGAGATAAGCAACTAACCAATTTTTATCCGCTAAATCACGGCTGGCGATGCCAAATTCTCCGTCTCGCAGTTGACGCAGTACCTCAAAATCTTTGGCAATGGCTTCATCTAACACTTGCCATTCTTCCTTATCTTTATAGAAAGAAACCGCTTCAATATGGCGTTTAGTGGGATGAATTAACACATCTCCCACATCATACTGGTCATCCGCAGCAATGACCGTTTCTTCTCGACTGTCGAGGTTGAGAGAGAGCAAGCGTTGAGCATTGGCTTCATGTGAGCCGACGATATAAAGGGTTTTTCCGTCTTTAGAGAAGCTGAGCGCTCCTCCTTCGTCATCTGCACTCCAATGACGCAACGTTTCCCAATCTTGGTCAGGGGTTTCCCGATAAAGTAAATCTGATCCACCGTCGGGAGTGGCGGCGACGGCGGCGCGAATTGTAAATTGTGCGTCTGCTGTCCAACTGACGATGTTTCCAGGGTTGTCGCTGTCAAATTCCACTGCACCGTTATTGAGATTGATCCGATAAACGTCGAACTTTTGGGGATTGTTCAAGTTTAAACCGACTAATACTTGGTCTGGGGTTTCTGGATCAAGATCGATCAGTTGCGCTTTCACCCCTTGAAATGGCGTTAAGTCGCGGACGATATTCTTTTCGAGATCAACGGCGTAGAGGTGGAAGTTTTCATCGCCATCAGAATCTTGAAGATAAATCAGTTGGTCGGGTTTGTATGTCCAAAAATAGGCACGGATTCCCCGTTTTTTGTCTGCGGTGACTTGTCTATCATCGGTTTGCCCGATCGT
This window contains:
- a CDS encoding S9 family peptidase, producing the protein MTATTTPSTQTQLPPLIPRSLLFGNPKRARPRLSPDAKYLAYIAPDEKDVLQVWVRTIGQTDDRQVTADKKRGIRAYFWTYKPDQLIYLQDSDGDENFHLYAVDLEKNIVRDLTPFQGVKAQLIDLDPETPDQVLVGLNLNNPQKFDVYRINLNNGAVEFDSDNPGNIVSWTADAQFTIRAAVAATPDGGSDLLYRETPDQDWETLRHWSADDEGGALSFSKDGKTLYIVGSHEANAQRLLSLNLDSREETVIAADDQYDVGDVLIHPTKRHIEAVSFYKDKEEWQVLDEAIAKDFEVLRQLRDGEFGIASRDLADKNWLVAYLTDDGPVYYYHYHRDTQNAEFLFTNQPELEDLPLAKMQPTSYQARDGLTIHGYLTTPVGVEAKQLPTVLYVHGGPWARDTWGYNPAVQWLANRGYAVLQVNFRGSTGYGKDFLNAGNREWGAAMHDDLVDAVEWLKAQGISDPDRIAIMGGSYGGYATLAGLTFTPDVFACGVDIVGPSNLVTLINSVPPYWKPMMSMFAHRVGDIETEEEFLKARSPLFFADRIKKPLLIGQGANDPRVKQAESEQIVAEMREKGKPVQYALYTDEGHGFARPENRMHFYAIVENFLAEYLNGRAEEIGEIEGHSGIVS